A genomic region of Alligator mississippiensis isolate rAllMis1 chromosome 4, rAllMis1, whole genome shotgun sequence contains the following coding sequences:
- the SYCE3 gene encoding synaptonemal complex central element protein 3: MAKSEPQERNCDNMVKMLEDLNRDLEKLLEEMEKLSVQATWMAYDMVVMRTNPDLANSMRRLEDAFLNCKEEMEKNWQEMLKETKDGGEKKE; the protein is encoded by the exons atggccaaatctgaacctcAGGAAAGAAACTGCGATAATATGGTAAAAATGCTGGAGGACCTGAACAGGGACTTAGAAAAACTGCTGGAAGAAATGGAGAAACTATCAG TGCAGGCAACCTGGATGGCTTATGATATGGTGGTAATGCGTACAAACCCAGATTTGGCCAACTCTATGAGACGACTGGAAGATGCCTTCCTGAACTGCAAAGAAGAGATGGAGAAGAACTGGCAAGAGATGTTGAAGGAAACTAAagatggaggagaaaaaaaagaataa